From Polynucleobacter sp. MWH-Braz-FAM2G, a single genomic window includes:
- the cphA gene encoding cyanophycin synthetase: MEITRIRMLRGPNLWSRHTALEAIVSCDEAERSIDSIPQFETKIRERFPQLGSMRRGGHNEVLSLAHALEHAALGLQAQAGCPVTFSRTVQTVDVGVYQVVVEYTEEVVGRMAFDFAFALIQATLNDAPFDLAAALSELEALYEDVRLGPSTGSIVDAAVQRNIPYRRMTEGSMVQFGWGSKQKRIQAAETSDTSAIAEAIAQDKELTKNLLAAAGVSVPIGEVVTTADDAWRAAQKIGGPIVLKPKDGNQGKGVVANIQTEEEVRAGFIVTQGFGRETIVERYLPGADYRLLVVGNRLSAAARREPAQVVGDGKHTVAELVEKENKNPLRGDGHATALTKIRFDDIALAHLASNGLTPQYVPKTGERVLLRNNANLSTGGTATDVTDDVHPDVAASAVAAAQMIGLDIAGVDILCESIYKPLEQQGGGIVEVNAAPGLRMHLKPSYGKGRPVGEDIINMMFPLGEDGRIPVVAVTGTNGKTTTVRLISHLLSETGLRVGMTGTDGVYINHRLIDTGDCSGPKSARNVLMHPDVDAAVLETARGGLLREGLGFDRCEVAVVTNIGEGDHLGLNYITSVEDLAVLKRVIVQNVAPTGAAVLNAADPMVAKMGDKCSGRVIFFAQNQHHPVITAHRAKNKKVIYFDGTYIVASKGSRVMYRFPVSEIPLTQNGVLGFQIENAMAAIGAAWALGLDAEKIARGLHSFESDSNSVPGRFNQFQHNGATVIADYGHNPDAMRALTSAVEAMKPKKSHVVISGAGDRRDEDIRDLTRILGNSFDNVILYQDACQRGREDGEVLRLLQEGLVGATKAKQVQEIHGEFKAIDTALNDLSTGDICLILIDQVEESLAYLKEKVRP; the protein is encoded by the coding sequence TTGGAAATTACCCGTATTCGTATGTTGCGCGGCCCAAATTTATGGAGCCGCCATACCGCCTTAGAAGCGATTGTTTCTTGTGATGAGGCAGAACGCTCCATTGACTCGATACCTCAATTCGAAACCAAGATTCGTGAACGTTTTCCACAACTAGGTAGCATGCGTCGGGGTGGCCACAATGAAGTTCTCTCACTCGCACACGCTTTGGAGCATGCAGCTCTAGGCCTTCAAGCTCAAGCAGGTTGTCCTGTAACCTTCAGCCGGACCGTACAAACAGTAGATGTTGGCGTCTATCAAGTCGTTGTTGAATACACCGAAGAAGTTGTGGGACGCATGGCTTTTGATTTCGCCTTTGCACTAATACAAGCAACCCTAAACGACGCCCCTTTTGATTTAGCCGCCGCCCTTTCAGAATTAGAGGCGCTATATGAGGATGTTCGCTTAGGCCCCAGCACGGGCTCTATCGTCGATGCTGCAGTTCAGCGGAATATTCCCTATCGTCGTATGACTGAAGGCAGCATGGTTCAGTTCGGCTGGGGAAGCAAGCAAAAACGCATTCAGGCAGCTGAGACTAGCGACACCAGCGCGATCGCGGAAGCCATTGCGCAGGATAAAGAGCTCACAAAAAATCTTCTAGCTGCTGCAGGCGTGTCTGTCCCAATTGGCGAAGTGGTAACAACCGCAGATGATGCTTGGCGTGCTGCGCAAAAGATTGGCGGTCCGATTGTTTTAAAACCAAAAGATGGCAATCAAGGAAAAGGTGTTGTTGCCAATATTCAAACCGAAGAGGAAGTGCGTGCTGGCTTTATCGTAACGCAAGGTTTTGGTCGAGAAACCATAGTTGAGCGCTATTTACCTGGAGCGGATTATCGTCTGTTGGTAGTCGGAAATCGCCTCTCGGCAGCCGCTCGTCGTGAACCCGCCCAAGTAGTTGGCGATGGTAAACATACGGTTGCTGAACTAGTCGAAAAAGAAAATAAAAATCCTCTACGTGGCGATGGTCATGCAACCGCGCTTACCAAGATTCGATTTGACGATATCGCCCTTGCTCACTTGGCAAGCAATGGTCTTACCCCGCAATATGTCCCCAAAACAGGTGAGCGAGTTTTGTTACGCAACAATGCCAATCTCAGTACTGGTGGCACTGCTACTGACGTGACTGACGATGTTCATCCGGATGTCGCAGCGAGCGCAGTGGCTGCGGCGCAAATGATTGGCTTAGATATTGCTGGCGTGGATATTCTTTGCGAGTCAATCTACAAACCTTTAGAGCAACAAGGTGGCGGCATTGTTGAAGTCAATGCGGCCCCTGGGTTGCGCATGCACCTCAAGCCGTCTTACGGCAAAGGTCGCCCTGTCGGCGAAGACATCATCAACATGATGTTTCCATTAGGTGAGGATGGACGCATTCCGGTAGTGGCTGTCACTGGCACTAATGGCAAAACTACAACCGTTCGACTCATCTCTCATTTATTAAGTGAAACCGGCTTGCGCGTTGGTATGACTGGTACAGATGGCGTTTATATCAATCATCGCCTAATCGATACTGGCGATTGCAGTGGCCCCAAGAGTGCTCGCAATGTATTAATGCATCCCGATGTCGATGCCGCCGTTCTAGAAACAGCTCGCGGTGGTTTACTACGTGAAGGTTTGGGTTTTGATCGCTGCGAAGTCGCCGTTGTAACCAATATCGGCGAAGGTGATCACCTAGGTCTTAATTACATCACTAGTGTTGAAGATTTAGCTGTACTCAAACGTGTCATTGTGCAAAACGTAGCCCCCACTGGCGCTGCTGTATTAAATGCGGCAGACCCTATGGTGGCCAAGATGGGCGATAAATGCTCAGGTCGAGTGATTTTCTTTGCTCAGAATCAACATCATCCTGTTATTACTGCACATAGAGCTAAAAATAAAAAAGTCATTTACTTTGACGGCACATATATTGTTGCCTCCAAGGGCTCGCGCGTAATGTATCGTTTCCCCGTAAGCGAAATTCCACTTACACAAAATGGTGTACTCGGCTTTCAGATTGAAAACGCAATGGCTGCCATTGGAGCCGCATGGGCATTAGGGTTGGATGCCGAAAAGATTGCCCGCGGTCTACATAGCTTTGAAAGTGATTCCAATTCTGTGCCAGGACGCTTTAATCAATTTCAACATAATGGCGCTACGGTGATCGCTGATTACGGTCACAACCCAGATGCGATGCGAGCTCTTACCAGCGCCGTTGAGGCCATGAAACCCAAGAAGAGTCATGTAGTCATTAGTGGTGCTGGCGATCGTCGTGATGAAGATATTCGCGACCTTACACGCATCCTAGGCAATTCCTTTGATAACGTCATTCTCTATCAAGATGCTTGTCAGCGGGGGCGCGAAGATGGTGAAGTATTAAGACTACTCCAAGAAGGTCTAGTAGGCGCTACCAAAGCGAAACAAGTTCAAGAAATTCATGGGGAATTTAAAGCGATTGATACCGCCTTAAATGACCTTTCTACAGGAGATATCTGCTTGATTCTCATAGACCAAGTAGAAGAATCGCTTGCTTATCTCAAAGAAAAAGTAAGACCTTAA
- a CDS encoding class 1 fructose-bisphosphatase: MSLSTHTNFKQYLASAKPAGVPIPTGLQDLLTAVVNTCSTLSHEVAQGALIGLLGSAGTGNVQGEVQQKLDIIANDLLIDGVKDCKALAGLASEEMELPIPVQGTGDYLLLFDPLDGSSNIDVNVSIGTIFSVLQKQDPSAPLQTSDFLLSGRHQVAAGYVVYGPQTTMALTLGDGVVMFTLNKVTGEFLLINDSVKISHSTKEFAINMSNMRHWADPVRRYVEECLAGVSGARDKDFNMRWIASMVADVHRVLSRGGVFMYPWDQREPHKPGKLRLMYEANPMSFLVEQAGGASTNGTELIMDLQPTDLHERVSVMLGSKEEIDRIQHYHS; the protein is encoded by the coding sequence TTGTCCTTAAGTACTCATACCAATTTCAAACAATATTTAGCTTCTGCTAAACCTGCAGGCGTACCCATACCTACTGGATTGCAGGATTTATTGACTGCAGTGGTGAACACTTGCTCAACTCTTAGTCATGAAGTGGCGCAGGGCGCTTTGATTGGCTTGCTAGGTTCTGCGGGTACTGGCAATGTGCAAGGTGAGGTTCAGCAAAAACTCGACATCATTGCCAATGATTTATTAATAGATGGTGTGAAGGATTGCAAAGCACTTGCTGGTTTGGCCTCCGAAGAAATGGAGTTGCCAATTCCGGTTCAAGGTACAGGTGATTACTTGCTGTTGTTTGATCCACTAGATGGTTCATCCAACATTGACGTGAACGTTTCCATTGGCACTATTTTTTCAGTACTTCAAAAGCAAGATCCGAGTGCGCCACTACAAACTTCCGACTTTTTATTATCTGGACGTCATCAAGTTGCCGCTGGTTATGTGGTTTATGGTCCGCAAACCACAATGGCTTTGACTTTGGGTGATGGCGTAGTGATGTTTACCTTAAATAAGGTTACAGGTGAATTTTTGCTGATCAATGACTCGGTTAAGATTTCCCATTCCACTAAAGAATTTGCGATCAATATGTCCAATATGCGTCACTGGGCTGATCCAGTACGCCGCTATGTAGAAGAATGTCTCGCAGGTGTTAGTGGTGCCCGTGACAAAGACTTTAATATGCGTTGGATTGCGTCTATGGTGGCAGATGTGCACCGTGTGTTATCTCGCGGTGGTGTATTCATGTATCCATGGGATCAACGTGAGCCTCATAAGCCTGGTAAGTTGCGTCTGATGTATGAAGCCAATCCAATGAGTTTTTTGGTGGAGCAGGCTGGCGGTGCATCGACGAACGGCACCGAACTCATCATGGATTTACAGCCTACTGATTTGCATGAGCGGGTTTCGGTGATGCTAGGGTCTAAAGAAGAGATTGACCGCATTCAGCACTATCACTCATAA
- a CDS encoding type II toxin-antitoxin system VapB family antitoxin codes for MRTTVTIDDDLYQRGLDLADPGMDKADLFREAINVFIRVQMAKRLVALGGKAPHMKNIPRRKLKDGQ; via the coding sequence ATGCGAACAACTGTAACCATAGATGATGACCTTTACCAAAGGGGATTGGATCTTGCCGACCCAGGAATGGATAAAGCAGACCTCTTTAGAGAAGCTATTAATGTTTTCATACGCGTTCAAATGGCCAAGAGATTGGTTGCACTAGGTGGCAAAGCACCACACATGAAAAATATTCCGCGAAGAAAATTAAAGGATGGTCAATAA
- a CDS encoding type II toxin-antitoxin system VapC family toxin, which translates to MTMVLVDTSVWIAHFRKPNTTFESLLINDQVLCHPLVLIELACGSPPSPRLRTLSYIKKLQQATIATPEETLEFIEKHQLQESSCGAIDVSLLASTLLSDNALLWTLDKSLEILANKLGVSYSSKFH; encoded by the coding sequence ATGACCATGGTTTTGGTTGACACTTCAGTGTGGATTGCTCACTTTAGAAAACCAAACACTACGTTTGAGTCTCTCTTGATAAATGATCAGGTACTTTGCCATCCTTTAGTCTTAATAGAATTGGCATGTGGATCACCGCCATCGCCAAGACTAAGAACCTTAAGTTACATAAAAAAATTACAGCAAGCGACCATAGCAACCCCAGAAGAAACATTGGAATTTATAGAGAAACACCAACTCCAAGAATCTAGTTGCGGGGCAATCGATGTTTCTCTGTTAGCGTCAACTCTACTCTCAGATAACGCTCTCTTATGGACTTTAGATAAGAGCCTAGAAATACTTGCTAATAAATTAGGTGTTTCTTATAGCAGTAAATTTCATTAG
- the pepN gene encoding aminopeptidase N — MKTDLPQSFQRLAYRPPVYTFDQVALDIALDPARTIVKSRIEVLPGKSFEPGAPLVLVGHELEFVSLRINGEAHRHFELTPETLTIHSLPNEGREKFVVEIICVCVPEKNTTLMGLYVSNGNFFTQCEAEGFRKITYFLDRPDVMARYKVTLRAREEQCPVLLSNGNLLNTEKLPNGWHSATWEDPFPKPSYLFALVAGKLECIEETITTSSGAKKLLQIWVEPHDLKKTRHAMDSLIASIHWDEKRFGLELDLERFMIVAVSDFNMGAMENKGLNIFNTKFVLAQPETATDADFANIESVVAHEYFHNWTGNRVTCQDWFQLSLKEGLTVFRDQEFSADQMGSESGRAVKRIEDVRLLRQLQFPEDAGPMAHPIRPDEYQEINNFYTVTVYEKGAEVVRMYQTLLGKDGFRKGMDLYFHRHDGQAVTCDDFLAAMADANGKDLSQFKNWYSQAGTPHVKVQEHYDATKKQYQLTLSQSCAPSPGQPEKKPFHIPLRVRLLTQSNDQTEQLLELKEASQTWTFDNIQDCPVLSINRNFSAPIHLDFEQSEADLLALLSSDDDPFNRWEAGQKLAMQMILNDRLPDAELIEAYRNLLLDPKLDPAFKDLALTLPAESYLYEQCTSVDPQKIFIARRAFRREIAKQLQLEWAALYQQMQTPGQFKSDGVDAGKRALKNLALSMLLDASPATWAPMAANQYQIAENMTDRYAALSALVVHGVKPAKDCLIDFYNRFANDALVIDKWFGLQSSRPPVEGLESTLEEVKKLREHPAFKLNNPNRVRSVIHSFCANNPASFHQVDGSGYEFWADSVLALDPINPQVAARLARALDRWRLFAQPYQDRMKMALERVSACQTLSPDVREVIGKALSS, encoded by the coding sequence ATGAAAACCGATCTCCCTCAGAGCTTTCAACGGCTCGCATACCGTCCTCCTGTTTATACCTTTGATCAAGTTGCGCTAGATATAGCTTTAGATCCAGCCCGAACAATTGTTAAAAGCCGGATTGAGGTTTTGCCTGGCAAAAGCTTTGAGCCAGGAGCGCCTTTGGTGTTGGTCGGGCATGAGCTTGAGTTTGTCAGTCTGAGAATTAATGGAGAAGCACACCGTCATTTTGAACTAACGCCAGAAACACTCACGATACATTCTTTACCTAATGAGGGTAGAGAAAAATTTGTCGTTGAAATTATTTGTGTCTGTGTGCCAGAAAAAAATACAACTTTGATGGGTTTGTATGTCTCTAACGGTAACTTTTTTACCCAGTGTGAGGCAGAAGGTTTCAGAAAGATTACATATTTCCTTGATCGTCCTGATGTCATGGCGCGCTATAAAGTGACCTTGCGTGCGCGTGAAGAGCAGTGCCCGGTATTGCTCTCCAATGGAAATTTGCTCAACACTGAAAAATTACCTAATGGTTGGCACAGCGCTACTTGGGAAGATCCATTCCCTAAACCATCCTATTTATTTGCTTTAGTCGCAGGTAAGTTGGAATGCATCGAAGAAACCATTACCACCAGCAGTGGCGCCAAGAAGTTATTGCAGATTTGGGTTGAACCCCATGATCTCAAGAAAACACGTCATGCCATGGATTCTCTGATTGCCTCAATACATTGGGATGAAAAACGATTTGGGTTGGAGTTGGATTTAGAGCGCTTCATGATTGTGGCGGTGAGTGATTTCAATATGGGGGCGATGGAGAATAAGGGGTTGAATATCTTCAATACCAAGTTTGTTCTTGCTCAGCCCGAGACTGCTACAGATGCGGATTTCGCCAATATTGAGAGTGTGGTCGCTCACGAATATTTCCATAACTGGACTGGTAATCGAGTCACTTGTCAGGATTGGTTTCAGCTATCACTAAAAGAAGGGTTAACCGTCTTTAGAGATCAAGAGTTCTCTGCTGATCAAATGGGTAGCGAATCAGGCAGGGCGGTAAAACGTATCGAGGATGTGAGGTTATTGCGGCAATTGCAATTCCCAGAGGATGCAGGTCCGATGGCCCACCCAATTCGCCCTGATGAATATCAAGAAATTAATAACTTCTATACAGTTACCGTGTATGAGAAGGGTGCTGAGGTAGTGAGGATGTATCAAACCCTCTTGGGTAAGGATGGATTCCGCAAGGGTATGGACTTGTATTTTCATCGTCACGATGGTCAAGCGGTTACCTGCGATGATTTTTTAGCTGCAATGGCAGATGCTAATGGCAAAGACCTAAGCCAGTTTAAGAATTGGTATAGTCAAGCAGGTACACCGCACGTTAAAGTGCAAGAGCATTACGATGCCACCAAGAAGCAGTATCAATTAACCTTATCTCAGAGCTGTGCTCCAAGTCCTGGCCAGCCAGAGAAAAAGCCATTTCATATTCCGCTTCGGGTTCGTTTGCTTACGCAATCAAATGATCAGACGGAGCAATTGCTTGAGCTTAAGGAAGCAAGTCAAACATGGACCTTTGACAATATTCAAGATTGTCCAGTACTTTCGATTAATCGAAACTTCTCCGCACCGATTCATTTGGATTTTGAGCAAAGCGAGGCAGATCTTCTTGCTTTATTGTCTAGTGATGATGATCCCTTTAACCGCTGGGAAGCTGGCCAAAAGCTAGCAATGCAAATGATTCTGAATGATCGTTTGCCAGATGCTGAGTTGATTGAGGCGTATCGCAATCTTCTGCTAGATCCAAAGTTGGACCCTGCTTTTAAAGATTTAGCGCTTACATTGCCCGCAGAGTCGTATTTGTATGAGCAGTGCACCAGTGTTGATCCGCAGAAAATATTTATTGCACGTCGCGCTTTCCGCAGGGAGATTGCTAAACAGCTTCAATTGGAGTGGGCGGCTTTATATCAGCAAATGCAAACTCCTGGGCAATTTAAGTCGGATGGGGTTGACGCAGGTAAGCGTGCACTCAAAAATTTAGCTTTGAGTATGTTGCTTGATGCATCTCCGGCTACATGGGCCCCCATGGCAGCCAATCAATACCAAATCGCTGAAAATATGACCGATCGATATGCGGCGCTATCAGCCTTAGTCGTTCATGGTGTGAAACCAGCAAAAGATTGTTTAATTGATTTTTACAATCGATTTGCAAACGATGCCTTAGTGATTGATAAGTGGTTCGGCTTGCAATCTAGTCGTCCGCCAGTAGAAGGTCTTGAATCCACTTTGGAAGAAGTCAAGAAGTTGCGTGAGCATCCTGCATTTAAGCTAAACAATCCAAACCGAGTTCGTAGCGTAATTCATTCCTTTTGTGCCAATAATCCAGCAAGCTTTCATCAAGTGGACGGCAGTGGCTATGAGTTTTGGGCGGATAGTGTATTAGCGCTAGATCCTATCAATCCTCAGGTAGCCGCTCGTCTTGCTAGAGCTTTAGATCGCTGGCGTCTATTTGCCCAGCCGTATCAAGATCGCATGAAGATGGCTTTAGAGCGCGTTTCTGCGTGCCAAACACTCTCTCCTGATGTGAGGGAGGTAATTGGAAAGGCGCTGAGTAGCTAA
- a CDS encoding TMEM165/GDT1 family protein has translation MDLTALTLSAGVVALAEMGDKTQLLSLMLAARYPRQALAIIAGIFVATIANHACAALLGHWLTTMVSPDVMRWILGLSFLGIGLWLLVPDHIDDVAGSKAVDRVFQVFLLTTGLFFLAEMGDKTQIATIALGARYDDVISVTMGTTLGMMLANAPAVWIGQKFTKRVPIKWVHVVAAITFIAIGLATLIWA, from the coding sequence ATGGATTTAACAGCCTTAACCCTCTCTGCTGGAGTAGTTGCTCTAGCAGAGATGGGGGATAAAACTCAATTGCTCTCATTGATGCTTGCAGCTCGCTACCCTAGGCAAGCGCTAGCCATCATTGCGGGGATTTTTGTTGCAACGATTGCCAATCATGCCTGCGCTGCTCTATTAGGACATTGGTTAACAACAATGGTGTCACCAGACGTGATGCGATGGATTTTAGGATTGAGTTTTTTGGGAATCGGCCTCTGGCTTTTGGTGCCTGATCATATTGACGATGTCGCAGGATCGAAAGCTGTAGATAGAGTCTTTCAAGTATTTTTGCTAACCACCGGATTATTTTTCCTGGCTGAAATGGGGGATAAGACCCAAATCGCAACGATTGCTTTAGGAGCTCGGTATGACGATGTTATTTCGGTGACGATGGGCACCACTTTGGGGATGATGCTGGCAAATGCGCCTGCAGTTTGGATTGGTCAAAAATTTACAAAGCGTGTTCCCATAAAGTGGGTGCATGTAGTGGCGGCGATTACCTTTATTGCGATTGGTCTGGCAACCCTCATTTGGGCATAA
- the ald gene encoding alanine dehydrogenase, with protein MIIGVPQEVKNNEFRVGLTPGNVSGLCKQGHSVLVQRGAGEQIGLSDESYRLAGANLINSAAEVFQKAEMIVKVKEPQAQECAMLREDQILFTYLHLAPDPQQTAALLQSGATCIAYETVTAMNGALPLLAPMSEVAGRMSIQAAATHLEKTNGGLGVLMAGVPGVSAAKIVILGGGVVGRNALQIAVGMGADVCIFDRDIERLRQIDMFYGNRVRTFYSDSLLIEQEACEADVVIGAVLLPGAAAPKLVTHDMIKKMKPGSVVVDVAIDQGGCFETSKPTTHADPTFMVDGVLHYCVANMPGAVARTSTFALTNATYPFVEALANRGVMQALSIDHHLRNGLSVHKGSLTSQPVAVAQGLEFVSVEEFMVA; from the coding sequence GTGATTATTGGAGTTCCTCAAGAGGTAAAGAATAATGAGTTCCGAGTAGGCTTAACGCCCGGTAATGTGAGTGGACTATGTAAGCAAGGGCACTCTGTTCTGGTTCAGCGTGGGGCTGGTGAGCAGATTGGTTTAAGTGATGAGTCATATAGACTTGCCGGCGCAAACTTAATTAATAGTGCAGCGGAAGTATTTCAAAAAGCAGAAATGATTGTGAAGGTGAAAGAACCACAAGCTCAGGAATGCGCCATGTTGCGCGAGGATCAAATCCTATTTACTTATTTGCATCTCGCCCCAGACCCTCAACAAACTGCTGCGCTTCTACAATCGGGTGCAACGTGTATAGCTTATGAAACAGTTACTGCAATGAATGGTGCGCTTCCATTATTGGCCCCTATGAGTGAAGTGGCGGGACGCATGTCTATTCAGGCTGCTGCCACCCATCTAGAAAAGACTAATGGTGGGCTAGGGGTTTTGATGGCAGGAGTTCCAGGGGTTTCGGCGGCAAAGATAGTGATTCTCGGTGGGGGCGTTGTAGGTCGAAATGCCTTACAAATTGCCGTAGGAATGGGTGCTGATGTATGTATCTTTGATCGTGATATTGAGCGCTTGCGTCAGATAGATATGTTTTATGGCAATCGAGTGCGCACGTTTTACTCCGATAGTTTGTTAATTGAACAGGAGGCTTGCGAAGCTGATGTGGTGATCGGAGCTGTATTGCTGCCAGGCGCTGCAGCGCCTAAGTTGGTCACGCATGACATGATTAAAAAAATGAAGCCAGGCTCGGTGGTAGTAGACGTGGCTATTGATCAAGGTGGTTGTTTTGAGACTTCCAAACCAACAACACATGCTGATCCTACTTTTATGGTTGATGGTGTTCTGCATTACTGTGTTGCCAATATGCCGGGGGCAGTTGCGCGAACATCTACCTTTGCCTTGACGAATGCCACTTATCCATTTGTGGAGGCTTTGGCTAATCGCGGGGTAATGCAGGCTCTATCCATAGACCATCATTTGCGTAACGGTCTTAGTGTGCATAAAGGCTCACTCACCTCGCAGCCAGTTGCAGTCGCTCAAGGTTTGGAGTTTGTATCAGTTGAGGAGTTTATGGTGGCTTAG
- a CDS encoding amino acid permease has product MQTEHNGLKRHLKVRHIRLMALGSTIGVGLFLGSASAIQIAGPSILLGYLLAGIVAFIVLRTLGEMAVHEPVAGSFAAYANTYVGPLAGYMVGWGYWTYWIVVGIAEVTAVGIYMGIWFPDTPQWIWALSSILMMGLINLIAVKVFGEFEFWFALIKVVAIVAMIALGGSVILFGFTNDWQPIGLSNLWQHGGFFPNGISGMLLSLQMVLFAYVGIEMIGLSAGEAENPQKTIPMAIDSLAWRILIFYMGAILVILAIFPWNQVGQQGSPFVVMFERLGLREAAGLINFVVITAALSSCNAGIFSGGRLLYSLSNNGYAPAPFAKLSKYGVPHRAVMTTVAVCMTGVVLNYFVPEKAFQYMMAAVTFIGLMVWISILITQIQFRRSLSQSQVDQLAYRTPWWPYSSWFALAFICLVVVLMGFHEDARIALIVGPCLLAVYLAMFYIAGLHRKTATKRNFK; this is encoded by the coding sequence TTGCAGACTGAACACAATGGTTTAAAGCGCCATCTCAAAGTACGACATATTCGTTTGATGGCTCTAGGCTCCACCATCGGCGTTGGATTATTTCTGGGTTCCGCGAGCGCAATTCAAATTGCTGGTCCATCAATCCTATTGGGTTACTTACTCGCCGGCATAGTCGCATTCATTGTTTTACGCACCCTTGGTGAAATGGCTGTTCATGAGCCTGTGGCGGGGTCCTTTGCTGCTTATGCCAATACTTATGTCGGCCCTTTGGCTGGATATATGGTGGGATGGGGTTATTGGACTTATTGGATCGTTGTTGGCATTGCTGAAGTTACTGCCGTTGGTATTTATATGGGTATTTGGTTTCCCGATACTCCCCAGTGGATATGGGCACTTTCTTCAATTTTGATGATGGGTCTTATCAACCTCATTGCGGTCAAAGTATTTGGTGAGTTCGAATTTTGGTTTGCCTTAATCAAAGTGGTGGCGATTGTTGCGATGATTGCATTAGGGGGCTCAGTGATTTTGTTTGGTTTTACAAATGATTGGCAGCCTATTGGATTAAGTAATTTATGGCAACACGGTGGCTTCTTTCCAAATGGGATAAGCGGAATGTTGTTGTCATTGCAGATGGTTTTGTTTGCCTATGTTGGCATTGAAATGATTGGCCTCTCTGCGGGCGAGGCTGAGAATCCGCAAAAGACGATTCCGATGGCTATCGATTCTTTGGCATGGCGCATCCTCATTTTTTACATGGGCGCAATCCTAGTCATTTTGGCAATCTTTCCTTGGAATCAAGTTGGTCAACAAGGCAGCCCATTTGTAGTGATGTTTGAGCGCCTTGGGTTAAGGGAGGCGGCTGGCTTAATTAACTTTGTAGTTATTACAGCCGCGCTTTCTTCTTGTAATGCGGGGATCTTTAGTGGGGGACGACTGTTGTACTCACTATCCAATAATGGCTACGCTCCTGCTCCATTTGCCAAGCTCTCAAAGTATGGCGTTCCGCATCGTGCTGTTATGACTACAGTTGCCGTATGTATGACGGGGGTAGTTTTAAATTACTTTGTTCCAGAGAAGGCCTTTCAGTACATGATGGCAGCCGTAACTTTTATCGGCTTAATGGTTTGGATTTCTATATTGATAACCCAAATTCAATTCCGTCGTTCGCTTTCTCAATCCCAAGTAGATCAGCTTGCTTATCGCACTCCTTGGTGGCCTTATTCCTCGTGGTTTGCTCTGGCATTCATATGTTTAGTGGTGGTGTTAATGGGCTTTCATGAGGATGCACGGATTGCATTGATAGTGGGCCCGTGTTTATTAGCAGTGTATCTAGCGATGTTTTATATCGCAGGCTTACATCGAAAAACAGCAACAAAGCGTAATTTTAAATAA
- a CDS encoding ThiF family adenylyltransferase: MAEDKVEGGIENRRFGGVSRLYGSELRERFLNAAVVVAGLGGVGSWAAEALARTGIGHLVLIDFDHIAESNTNRQIHALEGQYGKAKVEAMTQRILQINPEIRLTAYDEFLEPDNLDLLIPRNAYVLDATDSVQTKIALSVWARANNRLLVMCGAAGGKTDPTSVRCDDLSRTEQDALLAKVRQGLRQDHGFSRNLKHKIGIRAIYSHEPRAGASTGGLACSGYGSTVMVTAACGLAAAAEILNLIGQDQK, from the coding sequence ATGGCAGAAGACAAGGTAGAAGGTGGCATAGAAAATCGGCGGTTTGGCGGGGTTTCCCGACTCTACGGTTCCGAGCTACGCGAGCGATTTTTAAATGCTGCGGTTGTTGTGGCTGGCCTAGGGGGTGTTGGATCTTGGGCGGCAGAAGCATTAGCTCGAACCGGAATAGGACATCTGGTTTTAATTGATTTCGATCACATTGCAGAGAGCAACACCAACCGACAGATTCATGCTCTCGAAGGTCAGTATGGCAAGGCAAAAGTTGAAGCCATGACCCAACGCATTTTGCAGATTAATCCTGAGATTCGCTTGACTGCTTATGACGAATTTTTGGAGCCAGATAATTTAGATCTATTAATTCCTAGAAATGCATATGTTTTGGATGCAACCGATTCAGTGCAAACCAAAATTGCACTCTCAGTTTGGGCCCGAGCGAATAATCGCCTTCTGGTGATGTGTGGTGCTGCTGGTGGAAAGACAGATCCCACGTCTGTGCGATGTGATGATTTGTCCCGTACAGAACAAGACGCTTTGTTAGCAAAAGTTCGGCAAGGCCTGCGCCAGGATCACGGTTTTTCCAGAAACTTGAAACATAAAATTGGCATTCGGGCCATCTATTCGCATGAGCCTCGTGCTGGAGCATCTACTGGTGGTCTGGCTTGTTCTGGTTATGGCTCAACGGTAATGGTGACTGCAGCCTGTGGCTTGGCCGCAGCGGCAGAGATTCTCAATTTGATTGGTCAGGATCAAAAGTAG